The following proteins are co-located in the Vigna angularis cultivar LongXiaoDou No.4 chromosome 2, ASM1680809v1, whole genome shotgun sequence genome:
- the LOC108347969 gene encoding LOB domain-containing protein 29 encodes MTGSPCGACKFLRRKCVRGCVFAPYFCHEQGATHFAAIHKVFGASNVSKLLAHLPVSERCEAAVTISYEAQARLQDPIYGCVAHIFALQQQVVNLQAQVAHLREQAGQIYLNASATENPNEKYFGKSTNFPQYLDSWFQTENSNSASQFLPKLSTDTSTQYYGNTDTFMDPNPIGNDDNSVTVEESISFSSFEESCNSMACDVQRQWTFYQVDNLQ; translated from the exons ATGACTGGTTCTCCGTGTGGAGCCTGCAAATTCTTGAGAAGGAAGTGTGTGAGAGGCTGTGTTTTTGCTCCTTACTTTTGCCATGAACAGGGTGCCACCCATTTTGCAGCCATTCATAAGGTCTTTGGCGCAAGCAATGTCTCAAAGCTACTTGCTCACCTTCCTGTCAGTGAACGTTGTGAAGCTGCTGTAACCATCTCTTATGAAGCTCAAGCTAGACTTCAAGATCCAATTTATGGCTGTGTTGCTCATATTTTTGCACTCCAACAACAg GTGGTGAATTTACAAGCACAAGTAGCTCATCTCAGGGAACAGGCAGGTCAGATCTATCTCAATGCCTCTGCCACTGAAAACCCTAATGAGAAATACTTTGGAAAATCTACCAATTTTCCGCAGTATCTTGATAGTTGGTTCCAGACGGAGAATTCCAACTCGGCTTCACAATTTCTTCCTAAATTGTCCACCGATACTTCAACACAGTACTATGGAAATACTGATACCTTCATGGACCCAAACCCTATTGGAAATGATGACAATTCCGTAACAGTAGAGGAAAGCATCTCCTTTTCTAGCTTTGAAGAGAGTTGTAACTCCATGGCCTGTGACGTGCAAAGGCAGTGGACCTTTTATCAAGTGGATAACCTTCAGTAA